One Zerene cesonia ecotype Mississippi chromosome 25, Zerene_cesonia_1.1, whole genome shotgun sequence DNA window includes the following coding sequences:
- the LOC119836806 gene encoding uncharacterized protein LOC119836806 — protein sequence MAATDGQVVVAASRWSEEGLYLREFVVKNRLPNVAKIIKGQYGGLGVPTLPSPGLQSTALVVSAGKRKKIIAQAIKLKEGRRMVSIGPRIAIPDTYKGYFELLSEEGRAVRCIESVSELARRKLDDGCLVREPVRVICAKTDLDGNITADGARNLPAGEVLMPRGEAFLGKSKYLKCTDSKGDTVLLSLDQRGKFSAIAKEENISGVHTAKTLLTKRLPITVRLVHGTPPRGLKSASHFVPEIRLLSIFEEDHVFALPLQKEGNSLIALPLAAPLKMLRCKNEEQIKNFMEFSRLVEKCNRLLIDVVDRIHVLDGKLGDPKRLLNAPLHAPPLIKTGYFLRRSASSDSANHHKHMNKHNHIYSSHGDENSIPDEYDEIDQIYDYVRGFAPLPKTIKASYCNDISRHESAPSSPAPTPIHMPLITEIKPEPPPIETIPTKKPLNQKAEKRTRKIAITPTPIKEKALAPVPNLPKLYIKNNVSNTKNRMLFTQKSHSPTKETPSPVTSPIRPLTKGDSPIFNIRYKSLSNIHQAMELDGTLDSSHSGGRTSGDSGNGPKLPEKRSRRLSRPKSLTNLVWELKGCPVETNEKPKCRVKNEGYKKLGNKLSLGAQKRVPTLYL from the coding sequence GCGTGCCCACACTGCCTAGCCCGGGCCTGCAGAGCACAGCCCTTGTTGTCTCAGCGGGAAAGAGAAAGAAAATCATCGCTCAAGCCATCAAATTGAAAGAAGGCAGACGCATGGTCAGCATTGGGCCAAGAATCGCCATCCCGGATACGTATAAAGGGTATTTCGAACTACTCAGTGAAGAAGGCAGGGCTGTGAGGTGTATAGAGTCAGTATCGGAGCTAGCTAGACGAAAACTAGACGATGGGTGCTTAGTGAGAGAACCAGTGAGGGTAATATGCGCTAAAACAGATTTAGATGGTAATATAACGGCTGATGGCGCGAGAAATCTACCAGCTGGTGAGGTCCTGATGCCGCGAGGGGAAGCTTTTTTAGGGAagagtaaatatttgaaatgcacCGACTCGAAAGGTGATACGGTATTGTTAAGTTTGGATCAGCGGGGAAAGTTCTCGGCCATTGCTAAAGAAGAAAACATAAGTGGCGTTCACACAGCTAAGACTTTATTGACTAAACGTTTGCCAATAACAGTAAGATTAGTTCACGGAACGCCGCCGAGAGGCTTGAAAAGTGCCAGTCATTTCGTACCAGAGATACGACTCCTGTCTATATTCGAAGAAGACCATGTCTTCGCATTGCCTTTGCAGAAAGAAGGCAACTCACTCATTGCTCTACCTCTAGCGGCGCCATTGAAAATGCTAAGGTGCAAGAACGAGGAGCAAATAAAGAACTTCATGGAGTTTTCGAGGCTGGTTGAAAAGTGCAATCGATTATTAATAGACGTAGTTGATAGAATCCACGTGTTAGACGGAAAACTTGGTGATCCTAAGAGGCTCTTGAACGCGCCACTTCACGCACCACCGCTTATCAAAACTGGCTACTTCTTACGACGAAGCGCTTCCTCCGATTCAGCTAATCACCACAAGCACATGAACAAACACAACCATATTTACAGCAGTCATGGAGACGAAAATAGCATCCCCGATGAGTACGACGAAATAGATCAAATCTACGATTACGTACGGGGTTTTGCCCCGCTGCCGAAGACTATAAAAGCTTCATATTGCAATGATATATCGCGTCACGAATCCGCACCGTCATCGCCCGCCCCAACTCCTATACATATGCCTTTAATAACCGAAATAAAGCCAGAACCACCGCCCATAGAGACGATACCGACAAAGAAACCGCTCAACCAAAAAGCAGAGAAGCGAACTCGTAAAATCGCCATAACACCCACGCCGATAAAGGAAAAAGCATTAGCGCCAGTACCGAATTTACCTaagctatatattaaaaacaatgtgaGCAACACAAAGAATAGAATGTTGTTCACACAAAAGAGTCACTCGCCAACAAAAGAGACCCCTAGTCCTGTTACTAGTCCAATAAGACCGTTAACTAAAGGTGATTCGCcgatatttaatatacgatACAAAAGTCTGTCAAACATTCACCAAGCTATGGAGTTAGATGGTACTCTGGACTCCAGCCACTCCGGCGGGAGAACGTCTGGTGATTCTGGCAACGGGCCGAAGTTGCCAGAAAAACGATCGCGCAGACTGAGCAGGCCGAAGTCGTTGACGAATTTAGTGTGGGAGCTGAAGGGCTGTCCCGTTGAAACGAATGAGAAACCAAAATGTAGGGTTAAAAACGAAGGTTACAAGAAACTTGGGAACAAGTTGTCTCTGGGAGCGCAAAAGAGAGTCCCGACGCTGTATCTTTAG